One region of uncultured Methanolobus sp. genomic DNA includes:
- a CDS encoding ABC transporter substrate-binding protein: MNRNIILVFLLVIPGILMSGCMDGANTGSNDPIDENYNASKDYFPDKIDIEYAQGFSVEYHNNYKMVTVEEPDSDVEYSYILVQKGTPVPDHDSDATVIEIPVESVAALSTTHLPALEIIGKTDKLKAVSSFAYINSVPVRQMIDDGTIEEVGTGSYMNTESMVRIDPDVIFTLTTGVPYDDKHIDNLADLGLKPVIVDEYKEKSALGQAEWIKFMSLFFNAEDEASEYFDGVAEDYMELAEKTKTVEDKPVVMSGIAWQGSWYIPGGNSLIAQYIEDAGATYFWEENNNTATVTLDFEAVFDKGKDADYWISSGMWDNQEDLEAEDPLYLQFKSVSNGTVYTSYYRVNENGGNDYYESGTVRPDVVLADFVKIFHPELVPDHELYYFKRIE, encoded by the coding sequence ATGAACAGAAACATCATTTTGGTTTTTTTGCTTGTAATACCGGGTATTCTGATGTCCGGTTGTATGGATGGAGCTAACACAGGGTCCAATGACCCTATAGACGAGAACTATAACGCTTCAAAAGATTATTTTCCTGACAAAATAGATATTGAATATGCTCAGGGCTTCTCGGTTGAATACCATAATAACTACAAAATGGTCACCGTGGAGGAACCTGATTCGGACGTTGAGTATTCATATATTCTGGTACAAAAAGGTACCCCTGTCCCGGATCATGATTCTGATGCAACTGTTATTGAGATTCCGGTAGAAAGCGTGGCCGCACTTTCCACAACCCACCTTCCGGCCCTGGAAATAATAGGGAAAACTGACAAGCTCAAAGCAGTCAGTTCCTTTGCTTACATAAACTCTGTCCCTGTAAGACAAATGATAGATGACGGAACCATAGAGGAAGTCGGCACCGGCAGCTACATGAATACCGAATCAATGGTCAGGATAGATCCGGATGTAATTTTCACCCTGACAACAGGTGTCCCTTATGATGACAAGCATATAGATAACCTGGCAGACCTTGGCCTGAAACCCGTTATTGTTGATGAATATAAGGAAAAATCAGCACTTGGCCAGGCAGAATGGATCAAGTTCATGTCACTTTTCTTCAATGCGGAAGATGAAGCATCCGAGTACTTTGATGGGGTTGCAGAAGACTATATGGAACTGGCTGAAAAGACAAAAACCGTGGAGGACAAACCTGTTGTAATGAGCGGTATTGCATGGCAGGGTTCCTGGTATATACCTGGTGGAAACAGCCTGATAGCCCAGTATATTGAGGATGCCGGTGCTACCTATTTCTGGGAAGAGAATAACAACACGGCAACCGTAACCCTTGATTTTGAAGCAGTGTTCGATAAAGGTAAGGATGCCGATTATTGGATTTCATCCGGAATGTGGGACAACCAGGAAGACCTGGAAGCTGAAGACCCGCTTTATCTGCAATTTAAATCCGTAAGTAACGGAACTGTATACACCAGCTACTACAGGGTCAATGAGAACGGAGGGAACGATTACTATGAGTCCGGTACCGTAAGGCCTGATGTTGTCCTTGCAGACTTTGTGAAGATATTCCATCCGGAACTGGTGCCGGATCATGAATTGTATTACTTTAAGAGGATTGAATGA